TATGAAAAAATCAGTTTTCAGACTTCTGAATAAGATCAATAAAGCAGTACTGCCTAAATTAAGCGGTAAAGATCCTGCCAAACTGACCAAACTGCAGAAAGGGATTCTCGCATATCGTTATTTTGTGCTTATCAATTCCATGGACTGAATCGCGTGAGGGATATGCAGAGTGCAGGCGCAGCGGCAGTCCTGTTGCTCCTGCAACAAGGACCGGAACGAAGTGGAGCCCGGAGAAGCCCGGCCTGAACGAGCGAATGGAGCAAAGCGGAATGAACGAGTGAAGGACACGCCCCAATACATTCTGCTTATACATTTTATTCAACAGAACATAAATAAAAAAGCGCCCGACACTACCGTACCGGACGCTTCTTTATCTAAAGCTTTATTTAGCAGCTAATTAATTTTCCAGAATATATGAGAACATCAAGGGTGCACAGATAGTCGCATCACTTTCAACGATAAACTTCGGTGTAGTGATATCCAGTTTGCCCCAGGTAATTTTCTCATTCGGCACAGCACCTGAGTAAGAACCGTAAGAGGTAGTAGAATCTGAAATCTGGCAGAAATACGACCAGAAAGGAATGTCATGCATTTCCATATCCTGATACAGCATTGGCACCACACAGATTGGGAAATCTCCTGCAATTCCTCCGCCAATCTGGAAGAAACCAACTCCTTTTCCTGCTGAATTTTTGGTATACCAGTCTGCAAGATAAGTCATGTATTCAATTCCTGATTTCATTGTTGTAGCGGTCAGTTCGCCTTTGATACAATAAGAAGCGAAAATATTCCCCATCGTAGAATCTTCCCAGCCCGGAACCACAATCGGAAGGTTTTTCTCAGCGGCTGCAATCATCCATGAATTTTCTCTCGGAATTTCATAATACTGTTCCAGAACACCGGAAAGAATCATCTTGTACATAAATTCATGCGGAAAATACCGTTCTCCTTTAGACTCAGCATCTTTCCAGATTTCAACGATATGTTTCTGCAGCCTTCTGAAAGCTTCTTCTTCAGGAATACAGGTATCGGTTACCCTGTTCAGGCCTCTTTCAAGCAAGTCCCACTCGTCCTGTGCGGTTAAGTCCCTGTAATGAGGAACCCTTTCGTAATGTGAATGTGCTACCAGATTCATCAGATCTTCCTCAAGATTCGCACCTGTACAGGAAATAAAATCCACTTTATCCTGGCGGATCATCTCTGC
The sequence above is a segment of the Chryseobacterium sp. JJR-5R genome. Coding sequences within it:
- a CDS encoding deoxyhypusine synthase family protein, whose translation is MNKPITEFIEKYYLHFNAAALVDASKGYVAHLKEGGKMMITLAGAMSTAELGKILAEMIRQDKVDFISCTGANLEEDLMNLVAHSHYERVPHYRDLTAQDEWDLLERGLNRVTDTCIPEEEAFRRLQKHIVEIWKDAESKGERYFPHEFMYKMILSGVLEQYYEIPRENSWMIAAAEKNLPIVVPGWEDSTMGNIFASYCIKGELTATTMKSGIEYMTYLADWYTKNSAGKGVGFFQIGGGIAGDFPICVVPMLYQDMEMHDIPFWSYFCQISDSTTSYGSYSGAVPNEKITWGKLDITTPKFIVESDATICAPLMFSYILEN